The Rhipicephalus sanguineus isolate Rsan-2018 chromosome 4, BIME_Rsan_1.4, whole genome shotgun sequence DNA window CTTTCGGATGGTCGGTGTCTGCGTGGCCTGCTGCCTCCCCCATCTGCGGCCGCCGCAAAAGTCCTGAAGAACCATGAGCAGCGGAGCCAGGGAGCTGCCTGCGCGCAGCGTCTCCTCGGCACAGTGCCTCATTCGAGAGGGCTACACCGTCGGAAGGACCATTGGCGAGGGCTCCTACTGCCGGGTCAAGTAAGCCTCACTCGCGTGCCAGCCCAGCCGGGCTCGGGTCCCTCCCCGAGCCCGGCACGGGCCGGTCGGCACCGACCGGCCGTAGTCTCAAGGATCTTCAGAATCCGAAGCGCAACCTTTCGTGACAGTTCAATTAAACGTTCCACCGATTCATTTTTTGGTTCGATTTTAGCGTTTTGTCCAAACTTAGTCGGTGAGACAGGGCGACTTCGTCTTTTGACTCTGCTCCTTTGGTATCCTGTCTCCACTTCCGCGAGGATTTCTAGACCACATGAATCGGCGCTACTTCCGCTATGGTCTTTTGGAAGCAAGGCCCTCCGGTGTGCAGTTTTTCGGCTGTTTCTGGGAAAATTTGTCGGATTAACTATCGCTGTGTTTGCCCCGACAACCGTTCCAGCTACTCGCGAGCCCAGGCCGGGTACTTCGGCAGGGACGTTAGCTCTATGGAGCTCGAGTTTAAAGCTTTTCAAATCTGCACACCGAGTGGGTTATTAGTAGGGAATCTTGGAGGACTCCGTAGGCCAGACAGATGGTAAAGACGAAGTTCGTGTAATGTTCTGGAAACTTCCAGATGCCATTAGCCCTTCTACATGTCCTCCTGCTGTGCAGGGTAGCCGATCGGAACTACATCAAGTTAATCGCCCTACCGTTATACgtatctttttttcatttttcgcgATTTCTTATACCGAAAAATGGTGACAGATAGCGTATTTGTATATAACAAAAATGTGTGATTCACGGACACGGCTCAAACGATGCACCGCGTCGGCATGCTTTACCTTTTGGGTTTCTTCCTAACAGGCGCAGATATAGTAATTTTAGTGAATTTATATAGTGATTTTAGTGAACCTTTTACAGCTGCACACATGAGTGAATGCTACCGATTTCCGGCTGTTTGCCAAAGCGTACTGCaagatcggcgcacctttgaccatgAGATGATGTCATCTGGAGACGTCATAACGTGGCGTCATAGATGACACCATAATAAGACGTCATCGCTTAGTCACGACTTCTTGCGCCATTAGTGTTCACGTCGCCGCTGGATAGTTTTCTCATgagaaactttatttatttatttatttatttatttatttatttatttatttatttatttatttatttatttatttatttattcattcagaCATACTGCAGCCCTATTTAGAGCTAGAGCAGGAATGCGACGTTACATAATGCTAGACAACCAACAAAACAAATGCACGAATATTCTACAAGTGGTAAAGCAAATACACACATAAGAGAATCACAATAAAAATGAAGTAGTTTACAGGTGATTAAGATGTTGTTCAATTGCAACTACGAAACATTTTAGTGGTAAGGAGCGAATTCTACCAGGTAGAGAATACCAAAGCTCTATTGCAAGTGgaataaaaaaaactgcatttaACGTATATATGGGAGCTAAGAAAGGTGTGACGTTCAAAGTGTAAGAATTACGGGTACAACTTTCGTTAGTATATGTGATGAGGTTCCGACATCTAACACTTTCGTCTTAGTAAGCGTACGGCGAAAAACCGTGGTTTGCACAACACTCGCATAACGCTATAGTTTCAGGCCATCACGTTTTTTGTAAACGTGCTACTAGCGCCCTGTATTGCACGCAGAGAGATATCGAAGGGCCAGGATCGGTACGCGGTCAAAATCATCGCCAAGAACCAGACGTCGTCGGACTTCGTGAACCGGTTCCTTCCGCGCGAGCTGGACATTTTGCCGCGCATCGAGCACCCGAACATCGTCAAGGTCTACCGCATCCTGCAGGCGCGAGAAAAGGTCTTCATCATTATGGAGCTGGCCGAACATGGCGACCTGCTGGACCACATTCGGGTGAGCACCAATCGGCGCCGCTTTCTCTTACCGCAACGCAGTTGCGTGGTTGGCTACTCATTTAGCGTATAGACCACACAGGAACACCTGGCCCTCGAAAATATTTGCAGCTAGCAGTTGTACGGTTAGTCCAAGAATCACGGCAATGTTCCGTGACATTTATTCGATCGGTAGAGACGACCACAGGAGGTGCAGCCATGACAATTGAGAAGAAGCGTGAGGCATCAGCGCCAATGTCAGCGAAACATCTTACTGCCTCATACGGTGTAAGAAGCGTGCTGCTTCAACAACCGTATCTTCGAAAAGTCACAGCTGTTGTGCGACGTAACATAGTCGTTGATGTAGCAGTTATTAGCTTCTACTATACAAAAATAGTTATTCTGAGCTTAGAGACGTGAATGCTTTTGGAAAGTCGTACTATATGGCAATTATAGCTTTCTAAAATCACCCCACGCCCCCCTTAAGCCATAGTGCACACTAGGAGTCCCCAAAGACACTAGGAATATAGGTTGCATTAGGAAGGCGTCAAAGCTCCGTTTCTTGGCCCACAATTCTCATTTGTGGCTTAGAAACAAACATCAACAAATTCCTCTGCACAAAGATTCCTTAGCTACAAATACAGGCGATTCTAATAGTCTTCCAAAGCTCATGGGGGCAACGCCATACCCGCGAAGCTTGGTTCCActtctaaagggacactaaagagaaaatatTCATTTAATTGTATCGGAGTAAATAATCCTTCCACAGTACCTAGAAGCCCACTAGTGCAGGAGGAACATGCTTTGTTTGACAGAAAAAGCGCGAAAAGTAAAggcgggtggcgacgccgccttgcaGTTCCCGCAACAGctcgcagtgacgtcacagattttgacagcGTCCGCTAGGGCTATATTATTACTTATCGGTAAAAAAAGTGATTACAATTTTTGTATGGGAGTCAGAAAGAACATGAAAAGTTCCCTGAATTTTACCGAGCCAACGTGGTCAGAACACAAGAAACTTcataatccgtgacgtcacgctgacgtaTCGACGTTCGGGTTTTGGCGCGAAATTCGAGAAGTAACGTTAAACCTTCACTTTATTGTAGTAATGGAACCTCTATGCTTACGAAATTTACGACAACGTAGATTTCAGAGAATAATTTGTTTGTATATACCTGATTTAGCTTTCGTCTCTAGCGTCCCTTTAATGCACCGGGAAGACGGAACAGCAGACGCTCCTTTGTAGACGAAAGCTTGCCTATCGCTTGGAAGTTGTATCTATAGGATAACGTCCACGCCGTTTGCGCCCACGCAGAACCACGGCCGCATCAGCGAGGACAGGGCGCGCCGCTACTTCGGCCAGCTGGCCAGCGCGCTCAACTACCTGCACGGCAAGAACATTGCGCACAGGGACCTGAAGTGCGAGAACGTGCTCCTCAAGGACGACAACACGGTTAAGCTGACCGACTTCGGATTCAGCCGATTCTGCCGTGAGTGCACGTCCTGTTTTTCACGAACGGGTTCCTTCAGTAACCGTGAGGATACAGAATGGAAAGCGTATACCTCGTCAATAACTGTTTGCTGGTTAGAGGGTTTACAAAGTCAAGAGTTGGATAGAAGTCCCGTTCGGTCGGGGATTAACATCAAGGAGAAAACACACGGCGCGGAGCAATTTAAAAATGCATTCATAAAAATGTTCgcccaacaagttcttctaaggTTCTCTGATGGCGTCGGGCAGATTTGCCATAGCAGTCATTGACCGCTTGTTGACAGAAACCAGGCAAGATGTCTAGATCGGTGCGCGCCTCTGTGCACTGATGTGTATATTACTAAGCGGGCTGTAATATAGAACTTGTTTTGAATCTCAAGAATCTCGCAGTTGTGAGAAGAACCAATTGTCATCTATCTGATCACGCTCCGCCGCGCCTGCCCATAGGAATGAAAGGCAACGTCCTAGGCGGCGCGGCATCCCGCTTCTTCGGAATGGAGAACGTCGCGgtagggtggtggtggtgggtgaACGAACATTGTGCTCCTAATTATTTCTTCACTTTATATCTGAGAGGCAGATTGTTCTGATGCGTTAACGAAGCTATACGAACCTTCTTCACGTCGTTTCTTAACTGTCCCCACGCAGATGACCCGAGCGGCAAGCGCGTGCTGAGCTCGACGTACTGTGGCAGCGCCGCGTACGCTTCGCCCGAGGTGCTGCAGGGCATCCCGTACAATCCGAAGATGTACGACGTCTGGTCGCTGGGCTGCATCCTCTTCATCATGGTGACGGGCACGATGCCCTTCGACGACACCAACATCAAGACGCAGATCCGGCTGCAGATGCACCGCGACGTGCGCTTCCCGCCAAACTACTCGATCAGCTCGTCCTGCAAGAGCCTCATCCGCCACATGCTCGAGCCGGACATCGTCAAGCGCGCCACGCTCAAGCAGGTGCTGCGGCACCAGTGGCTCGAGGAAGGCGTCGCCGTCGCCTCGTGAACATGTTGCCATGGCTGCAACGACACACCGCTCGCCTTCCGATCTTCGCTCGCTCTTGTTCCTCGAGTAGACACGTGATCAGGCGACTCAAAAGTGTGTGCCACGCGCGATCAGGAACGCTCGACCGCTGGCGCGCAAGGCGCCGGCGGTGCTAAATTCCCGCCAGCCATCGCAGACGCCGACAAGTACCACCAAATAAAGCCCAcaccacgttaaaaaaaaaaacgctggttctCAGCTTTCTTTTCCTTAAATGGGGGAGGCGGCAGCAAGAGTTAAAACACTTCTAGTTATTGTATAGGGTATGCGAGGTGCGCACCAAACGAGCGACACTGTGAATGGCGTTGATCTGTATGTCGGCGTCATTACAGTGCCTAGATAGCCAGCTACCACAGTATCATGGCTGCccagagagaataaacgtttattgtgagcaagcgcactgtgtgCCGAAGGTGGGCGGCCTCCGTATTCCAGATGGCCGCGGGCCTTCGCGATTTAATGTGCAATAATATCCATGTACAAGGGTGTTCTTACAAtacccctttgcgacacggcgtcctcgtttggggacgcgaacttcggaggcgcgtccgacgccgcgtgtttcttcaaatggcctgaaactcggtgtgcacattcgtgcacgcttcttgattggacaactagcgctCATTTTACTTCActgtcctgcgtattgctgcagatgatcactttgctggagacactaccatgatAGACGATCGTTCGATGTGCCGCGTTCCAGGGCCAACGTCAATAgtatttttttctccgctcgaaacgaatacaaccaaaaaagcaagtgtacgtgcttttcgggcctaatagttgattctttttatgcaagtatcgaagctgactgatggcagaataattagttacacgctaaataacattaattactgaaactcacacaacacaacacattccttcgttttctttcttggaatccAATAGTGAGCGTCTTGAAATGATgtcatgcgaatttgacgcatttgcagacagtgcatcataattcgtgtctGAAGGGGATACAGATAAAATGATTACACACGAGCAAAGCCACTTCCCCACAGGCAGCGCGACGCGGTCTGCGAAATTGCTCTGGCGCAAAGGAATCGAAGCTAAGTCAACACTGAATGACTCGTGAGCATGGTTTTCATTCTTGAAATTCAAACAGCAACACACACCTTTTCTTTCGCGGACATAGAAATCTCACCATAAATCGGCGATTTTGTATGCTGACTCCGCACTGCGGTCGCAGCGGCGTAGCACGAAGCCAGTGATCTCCTGCTTGACAGTGAGATATAGTTTATAACACATCGTGTCGCTTATGTGAAACGTTCCCGTTTAAGTTCCGCTAATCTAGTTGCAGTCCTACGATGACGTATATTCGCTTTTGAAAGCCACTAATGGCACAACAACAAGGACACTATACAAAGAAATGATCTAAAAAAATCGAGACTTTGACACTTTATTAAACAATGGGGAAACACTGCAACAATCGCACACGGGTTAAATACATCGTCACTGTGGCTGTGGTTGCTTGAAGGCGATCTTGAAAACTACATACATAGGGTTAGTGACATCCACTACCAAGAGTTCTTGGCCGTCAACGAACCCCAGTTCTGCAAGCAGACAGGATAAAACATTCAGTTAAGTTTTACACGTCGAAAATAGCCTGCCATTTAAAGCCCACTTTGTTTCACTATTGACGGTCatagcacttctttttttttctcggcgacCGCCCAGGCAGCACCATAATTTAAGCCCCAACTGATGCAGACCCGCATAAATGTTATATTTTTTTCAAGAACATAAACGTGCACGCAAATACGACATTGATACACATCTTTTCTCCTTCCGCCTATCAAAATGCTGCACCTAGTGCACCGGTGCATAAcgtggtgcacgctttacaggagaaCACCGAAGCCGACGAGTGACCGGCCTGCAAAGTTCGGTAAGGCCCGCATGCTTCCACAATATACCTTTCCTAACTTCAGCATGGCTACGCATGCATATATTTCGTCCCTCCTCTCCCTCTGACAGCCCATCTCTCCTCTTTTATCCTACGTATACATGTCATATGTGCCATGATGAGCAAAAATTGAATATTGAAATGCTAAAgggcagggccgtaactaagggggggttgagggggttctgacacccccccccccccaaatattttcgtgctttaacttttcgggtgacactaaaatatttgcacgccttcacaacgatcaccagttgccaaagttagccgttctgtACACAAacaacccccgaaaaaaattcccgggTACGGCCCTGCTAAAGGGAACAAAATGCCTATGATAACACACTAATGCGCGACACATAACTACTCTGTAGCCACTTTCAAGGCACAGAAGGGTCCCAAGTATGTGGTTAAATAACATAActaatagaaggaaagaagtaggcttttaagggctcgtttttcttcgttaagtaaagtggacaaaaagatagtAGTATGCGACGgattgttggtcagctgccagctcgtaaaaagttcacgtgctacgtgacgccaacagggagaagaaagagtgttccgcactcgccgccatggctgcgatcggcgctaacacttctaggtttaaatgtacacatataccccataaagtggacgggaagatgaccgccgctgtacctcagtggtagagcatcagacgcgttattcgaaggtcgcaggttcggtccctgccggcggcaagttatctttacgtccactttactttcttcacatttatatattaattactacaaataacgtcccctatactttctttggcattatcgtctgttagttctcattaatattataacTAATAGAAATACAGGTTATTCTGAAAACGAAGCAATGGTCGAAGTAGGTCCGGAATCCTTCGCTTTTGAAATTATGCTGATAATGTACATATTATTTTGAGGCTATActattttgaggctataaaaagcctgctgtaggcctcctctgtatgcaaggacactcagcaCGAAATACTCATCACAGCAaacgtttaaaatatattttaattcgcttccaaactgtgcctaaatgctcattctcgcgatcgagacccatcgctagcgcgactgacaccgacgtcactgtgtaggaagtgtaacgaaagttttagtcaCGTCAGGCCATATTAGAATGACATGCAATCAGCGGTGACCCACAGCTCCGCTGCACCAggtaatccgcctttttcattttcctgtgctgccctctgccgttttggtaggggtttggtaggggccgggacaaccggtattgccagaagcaaagcctccgagatgatgagacgtttagcgacttttccgctaggggaaagCGCATGCGTgggggcatcgtgaaaaaggcggattgccaACGGCTGCGAACCTACACTCATTTTTTGTTAGCgtgttgccgaagtagccaaacttgctcgcattttgcaaagtgcttcgcatcGTCACGCGAACCTGCGAAGGCGACATTAAAGAAATTTAGTTTGTTCGCACACTTCTTTGCTGTGAGAGGCTGGATAAGTGGTGCCACCTGCCGGCGCTAAGATGAACCAGTCAAGCACAGAATTGATGCAGAAATCTAATGTATTCTACTTCTACTGCTGGTGCAAATTCTCGGCAGCGACGCAGTTCCGAATGCGTTGCCTTTTAAAACTTTTTTTCGCCACGG harbors:
- the LOC119388771 gene encoding testis-specific serine/threonine-protein kinase 1 is translated as MSSGARELPARSVSSAQCLIREGYTVGRTIGEGSYCRVKEISKGQDRYAVKIIAKNQTSSDFVNRFLPRELDILPRIEHPNIVKVYRILQAREKVFIIMELAEHGDLLDHIRNHGRISEDRARRYFGQLASALNYLHGKNIAHRDLKCENVLLKDDNTVKLTDFGFSRFCHDPSGKRVLSSTYCGSAAYASPEVLQGIPYNPKMYDVWSLGCILFIMVTGTMPFDDTNIKTQIRLQMHRDVRFPPNYSISSSCKSLIRHMLEPDIVKRATLKQVLRHQWLEEGVAVAS